A genomic stretch from Anaerolinea thermophila UNI-1 includes:
- a CDS encoding endonuclease/exonuclease/phosphatase family protein, which produces MKLVTWNCQGAFRRKYPALAALQPDLAVVQECESLERISWKQGNAPTHTFWYGEKPTRGVGIFSWTQTSFRVKEGFDTSIHYAIPVEVEAPIPFHVIAVWTMKHADWRLAYSGQAYRALGVYREFILSADTVILGDFNSNQRTAPRGRVGSHAVLAANLHTLGLISAYHFATGEKSGNETHPTFFHGRKTEQAGHIDYVFIPSRWIRRLKSVQVGNPGEWLAYSDHCPVMVEFVPKYPNRMV; this is translated from the coding sequence ATGAAACTGGTTACCTGGAATTGTCAGGGGGCTTTCCGCCGAAAGTATCCGGCATTAGCCGCGCTTCAGCCGGATCTGGCAGTGGTGCAGGAATGCGAAAGCCTCGAGCGCATTTCCTGGAAGCAGGGCAATGCGCCCACCCATACCTTCTGGTATGGGGAAAAACCCACCCGCGGGGTGGGCATTTTCTCGTGGACGCAAACGTCCTTTCGAGTCAAAGAGGGATTCGATACCTCTATTCACTATGCCATTCCCGTTGAAGTCGAAGCCCCGATTCCGTTTCATGTGATTGCCGTGTGGACAATGAAACACGCCGACTGGCGGCTGGCGTACAGCGGGCAGGCGTACCGCGCACTGGGAGTGTATCGGGAGTTCATCTTATCTGCAGACACGGTGATTCTGGGGGATTTCAACAGCAATCAGCGCACTGCACCGCGGGGACGCGTCGGCAGTCACGCCGTGCTGGCGGCAAATCTGCACACTCTGGGGTTGATCAGCGCTTATCACTTCGCCACCGGTGAAAAGAGTGGAAATGAAACCCATCCCACGTTCTTTCACGGACGTAAAACCGAACAGGCAGGGCATATTGACTATGTGTTCATCCCCTCGCGCTGGATTCGGCGGCTGAAAAGCGTCCAAGTGGGTAATCCGGGGGAGTGGCTGGCGTACAGCGATCACTGTCCGGTGATGGTGGAGTTCGTTCCAAAATATCCAAACCGCATGGTGTAG
- a CDS encoding beta-galactosidase: MSMIEPSTRFPFGVVLYREPAPSPNELQRDIQILRQQGIRLVGFPVNWAILQPAQGDWQWDVYESWLEHARQLGMEILPVFQSQHVPAWVSHPAYHPESFEAWLGFVRGVVERWGAWTEVAVWGVDWSGVTHDTSSLLQSFAQWLEDHFGSLSTLNGRWKTAFSHWEDIQPEKWRPEDVPQQVAWHAFLEDLQTEQMNHLVKEIRLADPRGRAVGSFLLEGKGREVPADFPGVSCFPTRQAVHPWDDAAAHPEKHIRQKETVLARMLSVAFVGDHSRRLGENEQGFWLAPLQAGAEQTLWQAEEPLSPEELRRWVLTALSTGAAGVLFSGVRPGMNPYGRGFSLLESEGESSPRLREAALLAKALEPYADLFTQGHLADVQVGIVLDDLNRRVCESLPGMGEHYHYSVRGWHRLLWEEGFPMDFVPASLVDESLAERYRALVLPFPLALEDETARRLSAYVSAGGNLVSEVGAGMLNEDGWAVSGEFSPLLRYLFGVRVVNQRLIGEPEESPRWSIAGKRQGGADEPGYLEGRGPMEGLRVRANWLIQQYENQGSQPVFWYRGRPAGSFRVGVRGQAWLIGTVVGHSAFAHVELESRLFVHRLMEWFGVHPQRIGNVLVRSRVSGNREAWFLTNPTAETVTAQISLPGQWGEDLLGLPLEWREGKALLTLKPFEVRVILANSDKQM; this comes from the coding sequence ATGAGCATGATTGAGCCTTCTACCCGTTTTCCGTTTGGGGTGGTTTTATATCGGGAACCGGCGCCTTCGCCGAATGAACTTCAGCGGGATATCCAGATTCTGCGCCAGCAAGGCATACGTCTGGTGGGGTTTCCGGTGAATTGGGCAATCCTGCAACCGGCTCAGGGAGATTGGCAATGGGATGTCTACGAGTCCTGGCTCGAACATGCCCGCCAGTTAGGGATGGAAATTCTCCCTGTTTTTCAGAGCCAGCATGTCCCTGCCTGGGTTTCCCATCCTGCCTATCATCCCGAGTCCTTTGAGGCTTGGCTGGGCTTTGTGCGCGGAGTTGTCGAGCGCTGGGGCGCATGGACGGAAGTGGCGGTGTGGGGAGTGGACTGGTCAGGGGTTACCCATGACACATCCTCACTTCTTCAGTCTTTTGCCCAATGGCTGGAAGACCATTTTGGCAGTTTGAGCACCCTCAACGGGCGCTGGAAGACGGCATTTAGCCACTGGGAAGATATCCAACCGGAAAAATGGCGTCCAGAGGATGTGCCTCAACAGGTTGCTTGGCACGCTTTTCTGGAAGATTTGCAAACAGAGCAGATGAACCACCTGGTTAAGGAAATCCGCTTGGCAGATCCACGCGGGCGTGCGGTGGGTTCTTTTTTGCTGGAAGGGAAAGGCAGAGAAGTGCCAGCCGATTTTCCCGGTGTCTCCTGTTTCCCTACACGGCAGGCGGTACATCCCTGGGATGATGCCGCGGCTCATCCCGAAAAGCACATCCGTCAGAAGGAAACCGTTCTTGCCCGGATGCTTTCCGTGGCATTTGTGGGAGACCATTCTCGAAGGCTGGGGGAAAATGAGCAAGGGTTCTGGCTTGCTCCCTTACAGGCAGGGGCTGAGCAAACTCTCTGGCAGGCAGAAGAGCCGCTCTCTCCGGAAGAACTGCGCCGCTGGGTGCTGACGGCTCTCAGCACCGGAGCGGCGGGTGTGCTCTTTTCGGGCGTTCGCCCGGGGATGAATCCGTACGGGCGCGGTTTTTCTCTGCTCGAAAGCGAGGGCGAGTCCTCGCCACGCCTGCGGGAAGCGGCTTTGCTGGCAAAGGCGCTCGAACCTTATGCAGACCTGTTCACGCAGGGGCATCTTGCCGATGTGCAGGTGGGGATTGTGCTGGATGATCTGAACCGGCGGGTGTGTGAATCCCTGCCCGGTATGGGGGAGCATTACCACTACAGTGTGCGCGGATGGCATCGCTTGTTGTGGGAAGAGGGCTTTCCAATGGACTTTGTCCCTGCCAGTCTGGTGGATGAGTCCCTGGCAGAACGTTACCGTGCGCTCGTTTTACCTTTCCCGCTGGCACTGGAGGATGAAACCGCCCGCCGTCTTTCGGCTTATGTCTCTGCGGGGGGCAATCTGGTCAGTGAAGTAGGCGCAGGGATGCTAAATGAAGATGGTTGGGCGGTTTCCGGCGAGTTCTCCCCCCTCTTGCGCTATCTCTTTGGCGTGCGGGTGGTGAATCAGCGTCTGATTGGTGAACCTGAGGAATCCCCCCGCTGGTCAATAGCCGGAAAGCGTCAGGGAGGTGCCGATGAGCCTGGCTATCTCGAAGGGCGCGGTCCCATGGAGGGCTTGCGGGTGCGCGCTAACTGGCTGATTCAGCAGTACGAAAACCAGGGCAGTCAGCCGGTGTTCTGGTATCGTGGACGTCCGGCAGGTTCTTTCCGGGTGGGGGTACGTGGTCAGGCATGGCTGATTGGTACGGTCGTGGGACACAGCGCCTTTGCGCATGTTGAACTGGAATCGCGCCTTTTTGTGCATCGTCTTATGGAGTGGTTTGGGGTTCATCCTCAACGGATAGGAAATGTGCTGGTACGCAGTCGCGTCTCTGGTAACAGGGAAGCCTGGTTCCTTACCAACCCAACTGCTGAAACTGTCACCGCACAGATTTCTCTGCCGGGGCAGTGGGGGGAGGATTTGCTGGGATTACCGTTGGAGTGGCGCGAAGGAAAAGCCCTCCTGACACTGAAACCGTTTGAGGTCAGGGTTATTTTGGCAAATTCGGATAAACAAATGTAA
- a CDS encoding efflux RND transporter periplasmic adaptor subunit: MKMKTFGQGKGKRIPSWVIGGVAVLVLGLAVWGYFALWVPRMQTASAATTTTGTQTAQVRRGNLVVSASGTGTLTAGKTAELAFPVSGTVGAVYVSVGQQVEEGQVLAELADRTSLEAAMKSAEVTLLLAQQELETLKASGEENLANARLAVSTAEKALQTAQASLKQSGQSRCSEETTTAYYDSYLKAKERYEDLKSSGADYLTRVLPAKQSMDQAYANYRYCSGYYDYEITASQAEYVIAKADLEKAQATLATLEANNGIDPTTLAQAESKVLNAQVAYEQAKKNYEGAILRAPFAGTVLSVAGEAGDAVGTGTFITLIDLLHPLVEFAVDETDMDKVAVGYPAEVVFDALPDLTFPGTVQQVSPSLVSEGGYKVLKGVVALDLSQMNLNQPLLAGLNAAVDIIAARAENAILIPVEALRDLGDGTYGVFVVGTDGKPRLRVVTVGIKDATYAQILEGLSVGEVVTTGTVETK, from the coding sequence ATGAAAATGAAGACGTTTGGTCAGGGAAAAGGAAAGCGTATCCCGTCATGGGTAATAGGTGGGGTTGCTGTGTTGGTACTGGGGCTGGCAGTCTGGGGATATTTTGCCCTGTGGGTGCCCCGCATGCAGACCGCCAGCGCCGCTACAACCACAACCGGGACGCAGACGGCTCAGGTACGCCGGGGAAACCTGGTCGTTTCAGCGTCGGGCACAGGCACGCTGACGGCAGGCAAGACAGCCGAACTGGCTTTCCCGGTGAGCGGCACGGTGGGAGCGGTGTATGTCTCGGTGGGTCAACAGGTGGAAGAAGGGCAGGTGCTGGCAGAACTGGCGGATCGCACCTCGCTGGAAGCCGCGATGAAATCCGCCGAAGTGACGCTCTTGCTTGCTCAGCAGGAACTGGAAACCCTCAAAGCCAGCGGCGAAGAAAATCTGGCAAATGCCCGTCTGGCAGTTTCCACTGCCGAGAAAGCCCTGCAGACGGCTCAGGCATCGCTCAAACAATCGGGACAGAGTCGTTGCTCCGAGGAAACCACCACGGCTTATTACGACAGTTATCTCAAAGCCAAAGAACGCTACGAGGATCTCAAATCCAGCGGAGCGGATTACCTTACCCGGGTACTGCCTGCCAAGCAGAGCATGGATCAGGCGTATGCCAATTATCGGTACTGCTCCGGTTACTATGACTATGAAATCACTGCCTCGCAGGCGGAGTATGTCATCGCTAAAGCCGATTTGGAGAAGGCTCAAGCTACCCTGGCGACATTGGAAGCCAACAATGGGATAGACCCAACCACCCTGGCGCAAGCCGAGAGCAAGGTGCTGAATGCGCAGGTGGCGTATGAGCAGGCGAAAAAGAACTATGAAGGGGCAATCCTGCGGGCGCCTTTTGCCGGTACGGTGCTCTCGGTGGCGGGTGAAGCCGGAGATGCGGTTGGAACAGGGACATTTATCACCCTGATTGACCTGCTCCATCCGCTGGTGGAATTTGCCGTGGATGAGACCGACATGGATAAGGTGGCCGTAGGTTACCCGGCGGAAGTTGTCTTCGATGCTCTGCCAGACCTGACCTTCCCGGGGACGGTTCAGCAGGTTTCGCCCAGTCTGGTTTCTGAAGGCGGTTACAAGGTGCTGAAAGGGGTGGTGGCGCTGGATCTGAGTCAGATGAATCTGAATCAGCCCTTGCTGGCTGGCTTGAACGCTGCTGTAGATATCATCGCCGCCCGCGCTGAGAATGCCATTCTGATTCCAGTAGAAGCCCTGCGCGACCTGGGAGATGGCACCTATGGCGTTTTTGTCGTGGGGACGGACGGGAAACCGCGTTTGCGGGTGGTGACCGTAGGGATTAAAGACGCCACCTATGCCCAGATTCTGGAGGGTTTGTCGGTGGGTGAAGTGGTGACAACCGGTACAGTGGAGACAAAATGA
- the larA gene encoding nickel-dependent lactate racemase has translation MNPSPIISLPWGKDTLTLELPPTWHLLGVLGPSPLPGVSSPKEETARSLQEVIGSPPLAELARDAKRVVVVTDDGSRPTPVAQIFPAVMAELERGGISAEQVTVIPALGVHRPMQAEEVAQRIGGEWMSRVQWESHDCDTPERLAFLGTTSRGTPVYINKTVAEADLIVSIGCIEPHIIASFGGGYKNLIPGVAGRATIAHNHGLNCHPDTFNMVGQPIEHNPMRLDLEEGAQMLKGRVFIVNAVLNSALEVVKVVSGHPIHAHRAGTQVSAQIYGVPIPAQADVLITASYPMDQDLRQGVKALANTIRALKPGGVMITTIRAEEGVGVFGLANRKLPVGRKVLKLLAPLLLPRVPKLKLKGMGEEDKFFLYFALQAMLHGTLLLYAPTIPQEIHERLPFVSFVPNVQTALELAKKRFPEKASVLVFPQGGMTYPILPQ, from the coding sequence ATGAATCCTTCTCCCATCATTTCCCTTCCCTGGGGGAAAGACACCCTCACCCTTGAATTACCTCCCACCTGGCACCTGTTGGGAGTGCTGGGACCTTCCCCCCTGCCCGGCGTGTCCAGCCCAAAGGAAGAAACCGCTCGCAGTCTGCAAGAGGTCATCGGCAGTCCACCCCTGGCGGAACTGGCACGGGATGCCAAACGTGTAGTGGTGGTGACCGACGACGGCAGTCGTCCCACGCCGGTAGCGCAAATCTTCCCCGCCGTGATGGCAGAACTGGAGCGCGGCGGTATCTCCGCTGAACAGGTGACGGTGATTCCCGCTCTGGGAGTACACCGCCCCATGCAAGCAGAGGAAGTCGCTCAGCGCATCGGCGGGGAATGGATGAGCCGCGTGCAGTGGGAAAGCCACGACTGCGATACCCCCGAGCGCCTTGCCTTTTTGGGCACCACTTCCCGAGGGACGCCGGTTTACATCAATAAAACGGTGGCTGAAGCAGACTTAATCGTCTCGATTGGCTGTATCGAGCCGCACATCATCGCCAGTTTCGGTGGAGGATATAAGAATCTCATCCCCGGTGTGGCAGGACGCGCCACCATTGCCCACAACCACGGGCTGAACTGCCACCCCGACACTTTCAACATGGTGGGACAGCCCATTGAACATAACCCCATGCGTCTTGACCTCGAAGAAGGCGCGCAGATGCTGAAAGGCAGGGTGTTTATCGTCAATGCCGTGCTGAACAGCGCGCTGGAAGTGGTCAAGGTGGTCAGTGGGCATCCCATCCACGCCCACCGCGCCGGGACGCAGGTGAGCGCGCAAATTTACGGCGTGCCCATCCCTGCCCAAGCCGACGTGCTCATCACTGCATCGTATCCTATGGATCAGGACTTGCGGCAGGGAGTCAAAGCCCTGGCGAATACCATCCGCGCGCTCAAACCCGGCGGAGTGATGATCACCACCATTCGCGCGGAGGAAGGCGTGGGGGTGTTTGGGCTGGCAAACCGAAAACTGCCGGTTGGGCGCAAAGTGCTGAAATTGCTGGCGCCCCTGCTCTTGCCGCGCGTCCCCAAACTTAAACTAAAAGGCATGGGAGAGGAAGATAAATTCTTCCTGTACTTTGCCCTGCAAGCCATGCTCCACGGCACGCTTCTGCTTTATGCCCCTACCATCCCGCAGGAAATTCATGAACGCCTGCCCTTCGTCTCGTTTGTTCCCAATGTACAAACCGCGCTGGAACTGGCGAAGAAACGCTTCCCGGAAAAAGCCAGTGTGCTGGTCTTCCCCCAGGGCGGGATGACCTACCCCATACTGCCGCAATAG
- a CDS encoding transposase, translating to MARIAYRLAKQALPMYSHAKSPHHFTLPQLGACVLLMFYLNLSYRDMEEWLLASDAVGKELELPRVPDHTTLQRTYAKIRKADWMRMNETLLEEIGRPEEEGVAADSTGFSPGPASSYYQSRSGKAYRHWAKGVYAVGIVSQFILAMQSGWGPGSDAPYLGYLRRKARRFAKRRAWVLLADSGFDGRTVRPQDLIPPVRRGGNLLAPERRARSELVSAARLDGLYGQRWKTETVNSVIKRKFGQAIRSRKRSLQNREPIIKGLVYNIHR from the coding sequence GTGGCGAGGATCGCCTACCGGCTTGCCAAACAAGCATTACCGATGTATTCACATGCCAAGAGTCCCCATCACTTCACGTTGCCGCAGTTGGGGGCCTGTGTTTTGTTGATGTTCTACCTGAATCTCAGCTATCGCGACATGGAAGAATGGCTGCTGGCAAGCGATGCGGTTGGTAAGGAGCTGGAATTACCGCGTGTTCCCGATCATACGACCCTGCAACGTACCTACGCCAAGATACGCAAAGCGGATTGGATGCGCATGAACGAGACCTTGCTCGAGGAAATCGGACGGCCTGAAGAAGAAGGGGTGGCTGCCGATAGTACCGGCTTCTCACCCGGCCCGGCCAGTTCTTACTACCAAAGCCGTTCGGGAAAAGCCTATCGCCACTGGGCGAAGGGCGTTTATGCCGTTGGAATTGTCTCGCAATTCATCCTTGCGATGCAATCCGGCTGGGGTCCAGGTAGCGATGCCCCTTATCTGGGCTATCTGCGCCGCAAAGCCAGGCGGTTTGCCAAACGTCGGGCTTGGGTCTTGCTGGCCGATTCAGGGTTCGATGGTCGGACTGTCCGGCCTCAAGACTTGATTCCACCCGTTCGGCGAGGTGGAAATTTGCTGGCCCCTGAACGACGAGCAAGAAGCGAGCTTGTCTCTGCGGCTCGCCTGGATGGTCTCTATGGTCAACGCTGGAAGACCGAAACCGTGAATTCGGTCATCAAGCGCAAATTCGGGCAAGCCATCCGCTCGCGGAAACGCAGCCTGCAAAACCGAGAACCGATTATCAAAGGACTGGTCTACAACATACACCGCTAG
- a CDS encoding response regulator transcription factor, translating into MSKTILIVDDQSSVRQLLQEYLTEQGYRVLTTTDGQSALYIARHENPDLILLDIMMPRMDGYQFLRQFRQERQTPVIIITAREEETDAVLGLDLGADDYIIKPFRMRELAARIRAILRRGEEHPDKQEILRAGEIILDETTHTVTVSGKPVSLTPIEFDLLATLMRSPGRVYTRAELVEILADSGFAGIDTTLNVHVRNLRLKIEPDPKNPRYIETIFGIGYRFRKPQD; encoded by the coding sequence ATGAGCAAGACCATTTTGATTGTGGATGACCAGTCGAGTGTAAGGCAATTGTTACAGGAATACCTGACCGAACAGGGCTATCGGGTGCTGACCACCACCGATGGACAGAGCGCCCTGTACATTGCCCGCCATGAAAACCCCGATCTGATTCTGCTGGATATCATGATGCCGCGCATGGACGGCTATCAATTCCTGCGGCAGTTCCGGCAGGAACGTCAGACTCCGGTCATCATCATCACCGCGCGGGAAGAGGAAACCGATGCCGTGCTGGGGCTGGATTTAGGCGCAGACGATTACATTATTAAGCCTTTTCGCATGCGGGAACTGGCGGCGCGCATCCGCGCCATTCTCCGCCGTGGAGAGGAACATCCTGACAAGCAGGAAATTCTGCGCGCCGGGGAGATTATTCTCGACGAAACCACCCACACCGTAACCGTCTCGGGCAAGCCCGTTTCCCTTACCCCCATTGAGTTTGACCTGCTGGCAACCTTGATGCGCTCGCCGGGCAGGGTATATACCCGCGCGGAACTGGTTGAAATCCTTGCCGACAGCGGCTTCGCCGGGATTGATACCACCCTCAACGTACATGTGCGCAACCTGCGCCTGAAAATTGAACCCGACCCCAAAAACCCGCGCTATATCGAGACAATTTTCGGCATTGGCTACCGCTTTCGCAAACCACAGGATTAA
- a CDS encoding DUF4405 domain-containing protein, producing MNKINFLLDAGIFLAFLLALEPELTGLEIHEWLSVALAGTLILHLFLHWDWVVGVLKTFFCKLIHISRLKFVVDALLLVAMIAVMVSGLMISRVVLPVLGLTVPENQDWRMLHTLSADLVLWLTALHFALNWKWVVSMIKRYVVAPIASLQWRTVKPQVQPIPVEIEHNRKS from the coding sequence ATGAACAAAATCAATTTTCTTCTCGATGCTGGAATTTTTTTGGCTTTCCTCCTGGCACTGGAACCCGAGTTAACCGGTCTGGAGATTCACGAGTGGCTTTCGGTAGCGCTGGCAGGAACGTTGATCCTCCACCTGTTTCTCCACTGGGATTGGGTGGTCGGAGTATTAAAAACCTTCTTCTGCAAACTTATCCACATCTCACGGCTCAAGTTTGTGGTGGATGCTCTGTTACTGGTGGCAATGATTGCCGTGATGGTCAGCGGGTTGATGATTTCCCGGGTAGTGTTGCCTGTGCTGGGACTCACAGTTCCGGAAAACCAGGACTGGCGCATGCTTCACACGCTCTCGGCAGATCTGGTTTTATGGTTGACCGCTCTGCATTTTGCTCTCAACTGGAAGTGGGTGGTCTCGATGATCAAACGGTACGTGGTGGCGCCAATTGCCTCTTTGCAATGGCGTACAGTCAAACCTCAGGTGCAGCCCATACCGGTAGAGATTGAACACAATCGTAAATCTTAA
- a CDS encoding ABC transporter ATP-binding protein, whose protein sequence is MMDTLVPIIQTVQLVKIYGSGENRVTALDGIDLTIESGEFVAIMGPSGSGKSTLLNILACLDRPTEGQYILAGEDVSGYNRAQLAEIRSRQLGFVFQSYNLLPRLTALENVLLPLLYRREERLSHAERVEKALASLESVGLADRAHHYPNQLSGGQQQRVAIARALINDPLLILADEPTGNLDSHASEEIIELLTTLNQRGRTIVMVTHEPDMARHAQRVLMIRDGKLASDRKNGHHQESQSLSQVEGRLS, encoded by the coding sequence ATGATGGACACGTTGGTGCCAATCATTCAGACCGTGCAACTGGTCAAGATTTACGGCTCGGGCGAGAACCGCGTAACAGCCCTGGATGGCATTGACCTGACCATCGAATCCGGCGAGTTCGTTGCCATCATGGGACCGAGCGGTTCGGGAAAGAGCACCCTGCTGAACATCCTTGCCTGCCTGGACCGCCCAACCGAAGGACAGTACATTCTGGCGGGGGAAGATGTCAGCGGGTACAACCGCGCGCAACTGGCGGAGATTCGCAGCCGGCAACTGGGATTTGTCTTTCAATCCTACAATCTGCTGCCTCGTTTGACGGCGCTGGAAAACGTGCTCTTGCCCCTGCTGTACCGCCGGGAGGAACGTCTGAGCCATGCCGAACGTGTGGAAAAAGCCCTGGCTTCTCTGGAAAGCGTGGGACTGGCAGACCGCGCGCACCATTACCCCAACCAGTTATCTGGCGGTCAGCAGCAGCGCGTGGCGATTGCCCGGGCGCTGATCAACGATCCCCTGCTCATTCTGGCAGACGAACCGACCGGCAATCTGGACAGCCATGCCAGCGAAGAGATTATCGAATTGCTCACCACTCTCAATCAGCGCGGGCGCACGATTGTGATGGTCACGCATGAGCCGGACATGGCGCGCCATGCCCAGCGGGTGCTGATGATTCGAGACGGCAAACTGGCTTCGGATCGCAAAAATGGTCATCATCAGGAATCTCAGAGCCTTTCACAGGTGGAAGGGAGGCTATCATGA
- a CDS encoding ABC transporter permease, which yields MMFSEVLKIAWQSLMANKLRSFLTMLGVIIGVAAVIIMVAISAGTEATISEAINGLGSNLVFISSAVSRGGPAGGPQTMRGGLVYDDMTAIRERISGVAGVTVEQQTAVTVKYENTSLEDVMLVGATPDFPTVRDVRVAEGRFYNDTELERASKVVVLGKTVAEELFGEADPIGQTVTVNSIKLTVIGVMAEKGLVAGVDFDQQIYVPITLVFKKFMPAQFARIMGDRVRQIIVSVDAHADMDKVIEQITYLLANRHEVTTDSLDFTIRTQADIIATQESTTESFRTLLAWVAGVSLIVGGIGIMNIMLVSVTERTKEIGLRQAVGAAPGDIQIQFLMEALLLSLVGGLLGVLAGVGGAYLFERLGGMRTVVLPYSIGISFLSAALVGVFFGFLPAKQAADLDPIVALRHE from the coding sequence ATGATGTTCAGTGAGGTGCTTAAGATTGCCTGGCAGAGTTTGATGGCAAATAAACTGCGTTCGTTCCTCACCATGCTGGGGGTCATCATCGGTGTTGCTGCGGTGATTATCATGGTAGCCATCAGTGCAGGTACCGAAGCCACCATATCCGAAGCCATTAATGGTTTGGGGAGTAATCTGGTGTTCATTTCCTCGGCGGTCAGCCGTGGCGGACCTGCTGGTGGGCCGCAGACCATGCGCGGCGGCCTGGTGTACGACGACATGACAGCCATTCGTGAGCGGATTTCGGGGGTGGCGGGTGTCACCGTAGAACAGCAAACTGCCGTGACGGTTAAGTATGAGAATACTTCATTAGAGGATGTCATGCTGGTTGGCGCAACCCCGGACTTCCCTACCGTTCGTGATGTACGGGTGGCGGAAGGCAGGTTTTACAACGATACCGAACTGGAACGTGCCTCCAAAGTAGTGGTGTTGGGTAAAACGGTTGCTGAGGAACTGTTTGGAGAAGCCGATCCCATCGGGCAGACGGTGACGGTCAATTCCATCAAATTAACCGTAATTGGCGTTATGGCAGAGAAAGGTCTGGTTGCCGGGGTGGATTTCGACCAGCAGATTTATGTACCCATTACCCTGGTTTTCAAAAAGTTCATGCCCGCACAGTTTGCCCGTATCATGGGCGACCGCGTGCGCCAGATTATCGTCTCGGTAGATGCCCATGCCGATATGGATAAAGTCATTGAACAGATTACCTACCTGCTGGCAAACCGGCATGAGGTCACTACCGATTCGCTGGACTTTACTATCCGTACTCAAGCAGACATCATCGCCACACAGGAATCCACCACCGAGTCCTTCCGCACTCTGCTGGCATGGGTGGCAGGCGTCTCGCTGATTGTGGGTGGGATTGGCATCATGAACATTATGCTGGTGAGCGTGACGGAGCGGACGAAAGAAATCGGCTTGCGTCAGGCGGTCGGCGCGGCGCCGGGCGATATTCAAATCCAGTTTCTCATGGAGGCATTACTGCTCAGTTTAGTGGGTGGGCTGTTAGGGGTTCTGGCAGGTGTGGGCGGTGCCTATCTGTTTGAACGTTTGGGGGGCATGCGCACGGTAGTCCTGCCTTATTCGATTGGCATTTCATTCCTTTCTGCGGCGTTGGTGGGAGTCTTCTTTGGTTTCCTGCCCGCCAAGCAAGCCGCCGATCTGGATCCGATTGTCGCTTTACGTCATGAATAA
- a CDS encoding nuclear transport factor 2 family protein produces MNLTGKENTTIEIILCFNEALNQGNVDGMMNLMSEDCIFENTSPAPDGSRYQGKTSVRLFWEQFFKASQNPKIEMEEIFACGDHAVMRWVYTWQDGTGTAFHIRGVDVYLIRDGRIAQKLSYVKG; encoded by the coding sequence ATGAACCTGACAGGAAAAGAAAATACGACCATTGAAATCATCCTTTGTTTCAACGAGGCACTTAATCAAGGCAATGTGGACGGGATGATGAACCTCATGAGCGAGGATTGTATTTTTGAAAACACCTCTCCTGCCCCTGACGGCAGTCGGTATCAGGGTAAAACCTCGGTACGGCTGTTCTGGGAGCAGTTCTTCAAAGCCTCTCAAAATCCGAAAATCGAGATGGAAGAGATCTTTGCCTGCGGAGATCATGCCGTCATGCGATGGGTCTATACCTGGCAGGATGGAACAGGAACGGCTTTCCACATTCGCGGTGTGGATGTATATCTGATTCGGGATGGACGGATTGCACAAAAACTCTCGTACGTAAAAGGCTGA